From one Cyanobacterium stanieri PCC 7202 genomic stretch:
- a CDS encoding hypothetical protein (KEGG: ppp:PHYPADRAFT_190773 hypothetical protein~SPTR: Primary amine oxidase), which yields MNKGKLQCSLALIASLVMAENSQAAQKPEIDNNSQNPIPNNLFASRCPERMTTRSGGTIFTSHDFPQRYYRVTTSGGELRLRGTPGGNIVGGIPNGWEVYVARFDSTRRWAYVRHVSSPYYYGFYSAPNFNSDGWVSVDFLRYMGQFCDKPLIFSLTPETNLLGMADNSFPNDIALNLETEILDKLNQK from the coding sequence ATGAATAAAGGTAAATTACAATGTAGCCTTGCATTAATAGCATCTTTAGTGATGGCTGAAAATAGTCAAGCAGCCCAAAAACCAGAGATTGACAATAACTCTCAAAACCCTATACCCAATAATTTGTTCGCTTCGAGATGCCCGGAAAGAATGACCACAAGAAGCGGAGGCACAATCTTTACATCCCATGATTTTCCCCAAAGATATTACCGTGTAACGACTTCAGGGGGAGAATTGCGTTTACGAGGAACTCCCGGAGGAAACATTGTGGGTGGAATTCCCAATGGTTGGGAGGTATATGTTGCCAGATTTGACTCTACCAGAAGATGGGCGTATGTGAGACACGTTTCTTCTCCTTATTATTATGGTTTTTATAGTGCGCCTAATTTTAACTCTGATGGGTGGGTAAGTGTTGATTTTCTTAGATATATGGGTCAATTTTGTGATAAACCTTTAATATTTTCCCTTACCCCTGAAACAAATCTTTTAGGAATGGCAGATAATTCTTTTCCTAATGATATTGCTTTGAATTTAGAAACAGAAATCCTAGACAAATTAAATCAAAAATAA
- a CDS encoding glycosyl transferase family 2 (PFAM: Glycosyl transferase family 2~InterPro IPR001173~KEGG: bmn:BMA10247_1400 glycosyl transferase, group 2 family protein~PFAM: glycosyl transferase family 2~SPTR: Glycosyl transferase, group 2 family protein), translating into MAQTLEVLIPLKSRTSINETILSLLKISEIDLITILSGDEVSIIDPKIAHHQKIRIINLSKYPFSKTFYLNHGIKNSIGDILLISDADIIWNQDTITTIYENINRHPDLPLIIYIQEVQETDNNNNALKRPRLKPTIVKTADKIQIDIVTDSSLSKRPGCGLICVTRKNLLSLGGYNEELQGWGWEDQDLLIRANILGYEIKSMGTVLHQSHGDDIRNQSQESPIFTRNRNIAISNQMILMGKLYGSLQREA; encoded by the coding sequence ATGGCTCAAACTCTTGAAGTATTAATACCGTTAAAATCCAGAACAAGTATTAATGAAACTATCCTTAGTTTATTAAAAATTTCAGAAATTGACCTTATTACGATTTTATCAGGAGATGAAGTATCAATAATTGATCCAAAAATTGCCCATCATCAAAAAATAAGAATCATTAACCTGAGTAAATATCCCTTTTCTAAAACATTTTATTTAAATCATGGTATTAAAAATAGTATCGGTGACATTCTTCTCATCTCCGATGCCGATATTATTTGGAATCAAGACACCATTACAACGATTTACGAAAACATCAATCGTCACCCTGATTTACCTCTAATTATTTATATCCAAGAAGTCCAAGAAACAGACAATAATAATAACGCCCTCAAACGCCCTCGTCTTAAACCCACTATCGTCAAAACAGCGGATAAAATTCAGATAGATATAGTTACAGACTCCTCATTATCAAAACGCCCTGGATGTGGTTTAATCTGCGTCACCAGAAAAAATTTACTCTCCCTAGGAGGTTATAACGAAGAATTGCAGGGATGGGGATGGGAAGATCAAGACTTGTTAATTCGAGCTAATATTTTGGGATATGAGATAAAGTCCATGGGCACTGTATTACATCAAAGTCATGGGGATGATATTAGAAACCAATCTCAAGAGTCTCCCATCTTCACTCGTAATCGTAATATTGCCATTTCTAATCAGATGATTTTGATGGGTAAGTTATATGGTAGTTTACAGCGAGAGGCGTGA
- a CDS encoding hypothetical protein (PFAM: Galactosyltransferase~KEGG: gfo:GFO_0567 glycosyl transferase family protein~SPTR: Glycosyl transferase, family 2), with the protein MKNALTLIIPYRKRQLAFYSFYNWLINSSNESQNLPDIIFIESDKTPSLGVQEKIEEIGLKYFFIHNDGVFHKTSLLNHGLNLVKTKYLMAYDIDLIPYKNSLLLHLELAKTAPLFLITGYRLMVQQSFIDHEDNLDLIIQQATISPEDQPSALKKHLTSHEKFGVLPLFRTEELHKIGGWDENFVGWGGEDQDIIQRYCQEGYNLCRVPDLVYLHLNHQHNSDWYSREIINKNREYYYQKYNHNGSNS; encoded by the coding sequence ATGAAAAATGCTCTTACCTTGATCATACCCTACAGAAAAAGACAACTAGCATTTTATTCCTTTTATAACTGGCTAATAAATAGTAGTAATGAAAGTCAAAATTTACCTGATATAATATTCATTGAAAGTGATAAAACTCCTAGCTTAGGAGTTCAAGAAAAAATAGAAGAAATAGGATTAAAGTATTTTTTTATTCATAATGATGGTGTTTTTCACAAAACATCTTTACTCAATCATGGATTAAATTTAGTTAAAACTAAATATTTAATGGCCTATGACATTGATTTAATTCCATACAAAAATAGCCTTTTACTTCACTTAGAATTAGCAAAAACTGCACCTTTATTCTTAATAACTGGTTATCGTTTGATGGTACAACAATCATTTATTGATCACGAGGATAACCTAGATTTAATTATACAACAGGCTACCATTTCCCCCGAAGATCAACCCAGCGCCCTTAAAAAACACCTTACCAGCCACGAAAAATTTGGAGTTTTACCCCTATTTCGCACCGAAGAGTTACACAAAATAGGAGGATGGGATGAAAACTTTGTCGGTTGGGGAGGTGAAGACCAAGATATTATACAAAGATATTGTCAAGAAGGTTATAATCTTTGTCGAGTGCCAGACTTAGTTTATTTACATCTTAACCATCAACATAATTCCGACTGGTATTCTCGAGAAATTATTAATAAAAATAGAGAATACTATTACCAAAAATATAACCATAATGGCTCAAACTCTTGA
- a CDS encoding preprotein translocase, SecG subunit (PFAM: Preprotein translocase SecG subunit~TIGRFAM: protein translocase, SecG subunit~InterPro IPR004692~KEGG: cyt:cce_1790 preprotein translocase subunit SecG~PFAM: Preprotein translocase SecG subunit~SPTR: Preprotein translocase SecG subunit;~TIGRFAM: preprotein translocase, SecG subunit) — translation MTAYQLVQIIWAVSALLLIVVVLLHSPKGDGLGGIGGQAQLFTSVKTAEATLNRITWALSITFVALTVVLSAGWLG, via the coding sequence ATGACAGCTTATCAACTTGTACAAATTATCTGGGCAGTATCCGCTCTGTTATTAATCGTCGTCGTACTACTCCACTCCCCCAAAGGAGACGGTTTGGGTGGTATTGGTGGACAAGCCCAATTATTTACTAGCGTTAAAACCGCAGAAGCTACCCTAAATCGTATTACATGGGCTTTGAGCATTACTTTTGTTGCCCTAACCGTTGTTTTGAGTGCAGGTTGGTTAGGCTAA
- a CDS encoding phosphoglycerate mutase (PFAM: Metalloenzyme superfamily; BPG-independent PGAM N-terminus (iPGM_N)~TIGRFAM: 2,3-bisphosphoglycerate-independent phosphoglycerate mutase~COGs: COG0696 Phosphoglyceromutase~InterPro IPR011258:IPR006124:IPR005995~KEGG: cyc:PCC7424_2210 phosphoglyceromutase~PFAM: BPG-independent PGAM domain protein; metalloenzyme domain protein~PRIAM: Phosphoglycerate mutase~SPTR: 2,3-bisphosphoglycerate-independent phosphoglycerate mutase;~TIGRFAM: phosphoglycerate mutase, 2,3-bisphosphoglycerate-independent): protein MSQAAISPVVLVILDGWGFREDDRANAIALAKTPIMDTLMEVYPHTLINASGKAVGLPHGQMGNSEVGHLNIGAGRVVPQELVRISDAVEDGSIFSNPALESVCQDVITSKGKLHLIGLCSDGGVHSHLDHLIGLLDLAKLQGIGDVCVHVITDGRDTNPTDAINYVRAIQEHIDKIGLGKIVTVCGRYYAMDRDRRWDRTKKAYDLYTQDDHIIEQSAVSLIQASYDQNINDEFIEPTRLAKGSIEAGDGVIFYNFRPDRARQLCYALTMEEFDGFERELIKPLSFATFTQYDPNLPVKVAFEPEQLTNLLGEVIANAGLKQFRTSETEKYPHVTYFFNGGLEQPFEGEDRELVQSPMVSTYDKAPAMSAEKLTQVACKAITKGEYAFVVLNYANPDMVGHTGMLDKAVEAIESVDRCLGKLLEAINQVSGTVIITADHGNAEYMSDEENNPWTAHTTNQVPFILVEGEKRKIPGHGGDVHLREDGKLADIAPTILEILQLPQPTEMTGRSMIVKAEYDVKESRTPVSISV, encoded by the coding sequence ATGAGTCAGGCGGCAATTTCTCCAGTGGTGCTAGTAATATTAGATGGATGGGGTTTTCGTGAAGATGATCGGGCAAATGCGATCGCCCTTGCCAAAACTCCTATCATGGATACATTAATGGAAGTATATCCCCATACCCTTATCAATGCTTCAGGGAAGGCGGTGGGATTACCCCATGGACAGATGGGAAATTCGGAAGTAGGACATTTAAATATTGGTGCGGGTAGGGTGGTACCCCAAGAATTAGTAAGAATTTCCGATGCAGTAGAAGATGGCTCAATATTCAGTAACCCTGCCCTAGAGTCGGTATGTCAAGATGTCATCACATCTAAGGGTAAATTACATTTAATTGGTTTATGTTCTGATGGGGGAGTACATTCCCATTTAGATCATTTAATTGGCTTGTTGGATTTAGCTAAATTACAGGGTATTGGCGATGTGTGTGTCCATGTGATTACCGATGGGCGTGATACCAATCCTACTGATGCCATTAACTATGTTAGAGCCATTCAAGAACATATCGACAAAATTGGGCTTGGTAAAATTGTAACTGTCTGTGGTCGTTATTATGCCATGGATCGAGATCGTCGTTGGGATCGTACCAAAAAAGCCTATGATTTATATACCCAAGATGATCATATTATCGAACAAAGTGCTGTAAGTCTGATTCAGGCATCCTATGATCAAAATATAAATGATGAATTTATCGAACCTACTCGCCTCGCTAAAGGTTCCATTGAAGCAGGAGATGGAGTAATATTTTATAACTTCCGCCCCGATAGGGCCCGTCAACTATGTTATGCTCTGACCATGGAAGAGTTTGACGGCTTCGAGAGAGAATTAATCAAACCCCTTAGTTTTGCTACCTTTACCCAGTATGACCCCAATTTACCCGTGAAAGTAGCTTTTGAACCTGAACAATTAACCAACCTTCTTGGGGAAGTCATTGCCAATGCAGGATTAAAACAATTCCGTACTTCTGAAACCGAAAAATATCCCCATGTTACCTATTTTTTTAACGGTGGATTAGAACAACCCTTCGAGGGAGAAGATAGGGAATTAGTACAAAGCCCCATGGTATCTACCTATGATAAAGCACCTGCCATGTCTGCGGAAAAATTAACCCAAGTAGCTTGTAAAGCTATCACCAAGGGAGAATATGCTTTTGTGGTGCTGAACTATGCTAACCCTGATATGGTAGGACATACGGGAATGTTAGATAAGGCAGTGGAAGCCATTGAATCGGTGGATAGATGTTTAGGTAAACTATTAGAAGCCATTAACCAAGTTAGTGGTACAGTAATTATTACCGCAGACCATGGTAATGCTGAATATATGAGCGATGAGGAAAATAATCCTTGGACTGCCCACACTACTAACCAAGTACCTTTTATCTTGGTAGAAGGGGAAAAACGTAAAATTCCCGGTCATGGTGGTGATGTTCATCTTCGGGAAGATGGTAAACTGGCTGATATTGCCCCTACTATTCTTGAAATCCTCCAGTTACCACAACCTACTGAGATGACGGGGCGATCGATGATCGTCAAAGCAGAGTATGATGTAAAAGAAAGTCGTACCCCTGTAAGTATCTCTGTTTAG
- a CDS encoding protein of unknown function DUF477 (PFAM: Domain of unknown function (DUF477)~COGs: COG1512 Beta-propeller domains of methanol dehydrogenase type~InterPro IPR007621~KEGG: amr:AM1_5296 hypothetical protein~PFAM: protein of unknown function DUF477~SPTR: Conserved domain protein), giving the protein MKIKLLSRSVLLSLLFSLSLFLFPLISYSLTPQEVPNPQAIYGGWVTDMANVLSDNSRNTLNREISNLEAEKGVEIAIVTVDSTQTRATPKEFTTELFNHWGIGKAQIDNGILFLVSMGDRRVEIETGYGMEGILPDARVGNIIDNQIIPNFREGNYEKGILDGTMAIIEAINVSYEFETLDVNSRLYSPNYFLPLLTLLISVGSGFVINKEKKKLDQPIYLRKDTTSRVSVTEKYPSSILLSFFNFIATLGLGLVINFLVLNSIFQSSLHFNLYNSFEGIIADNVDRFFTSFQLIFILWCFFSFLFLLHLNLLVKNKEKEIKFYTIGYVVLFVFIFLYVNIVLHFILTEYPGTLLGGQQINTLLLVTAIISTVMLIIPAFIFTSSMIKSQQNRHKILLLLTSYGFSFIFNWLLLNVLMDIFPRQFLFSMVVISIVYFAIVEFMIVNKQDADINFQELKKVLISGLIFFGSFTVVIIGAIAFIFSGIQGEFSFSNWLNNCLLIINNIFSYVAMSLFNNQTLANQINFNNIPDIVVIFLAGVIALLGINIIYNFIHKFFPIKEKAHIRFYADESKDIALEKVPSEMVSPLLTKEEKVAQEIGSIEVEGWVSSQGKRKNYQREDLHIRIYTSTNSKFKSCPHCDELTMIETKQQVTPATTSSSGLERITTHCHCCGYEEIREKTIPMIVVSSYSSSGGGSSGSGGGGSFGGGSSGGGGAGGSW; this is encoded by the coding sequence ATGAAAATTAAACTGCTAAGTCGGAGCGTTTTACTCAGCCTACTTTTTTCCTTATCCTTATTTTTGTTTCCCCTCATTAGTTATAGTTTGACACCCCAAGAAGTGCCAAATCCCCAAGCTATTTATGGGGGGTGGGTAACGGACATGGCAAATGTTTTGAGCGACAATAGCCGAAACACCCTCAACCGAGAAATTAGTAACTTAGAAGCCGAAAAAGGAGTAGAAATTGCCATCGTGACGGTAGATAGTACCCAAACAAGGGCAACCCCCAAGGAATTTACCACCGAATTATTTAATCATTGGGGTATCGGCAAAGCCCAAATTGACAATGGTATTCTTTTTTTAGTTTCTATGGGCGATAGAAGAGTAGAAATTGAAACAGGCTATGGCATGGAGGGTATCTTACCCGATGCAAGGGTGGGTAATATTATCGATAATCAAATTATTCCTAATTTTCGAGAGGGAAACTATGAAAAAGGTATCCTAGACGGCACGATGGCAATTATCGAGGCGATTAATGTCTCATACGAATTTGAAACTTTAGATGTCAATAGTCGTTTATATTCCCCTAATTATTTTTTGCCCTTACTAACCCTATTGATTTCCGTGGGCAGTGGATTTGTGATTAATAAGGAAAAGAAAAAATTAGATCAACCTATTTATCTGCGCAAGGATACCACATCAAGGGTATCTGTTACAGAAAAATATCCTAGCTCCATACTACTAAGTTTCTTTAACTTCATCGCTACTTTAGGTTTAGGATTAGTCATTAATTTTTTGGTACTAAATAGTATTTTTCAATCTTCTTTACATTTCAATTTATACAACAGTTTTGAGGGAATAATTGCTGATAATGTTGATCGCTTTTTTACTAGCTTTCAATTAATTTTTATTCTATGGTGTTTCTTTTCATTTTTATTTTTGTTACACCTTAATTTGCTTGTCAAAAATAAAGAAAAAGAAATCAAATTTTACACCATTGGTTATGTTGTTCTGTTTGTTTTTATTTTTTTATATGTAAATATTGTTTTACATTTTATTTTAACTGAATACCCTGGTACTTTATTGGGTGGTCAGCAAATTAATACTTTACTTTTGGTGACTGCCATTATTAGTACAGTAATGCTTATTATTCCTGCCTTTATATTTACTTCTTCGATGATTAAATCTCAGCAAAATCGGCACAAGATACTTTTACTACTGACAAGTTATGGATTTAGTTTCATTTTTAATTGGCTGTTATTAAATGTTTTGATGGATATTTTTCCAAGACAATTTTTATTTTCTATGGTCGTTATATCTATTGTTTATTTTGCGATCGTGGAATTTATGATAGTAAATAAACAGGATGCTGATATTAACTTTCAGGAATTAAAAAAAGTGCTAATTTCAGGTTTGATTTTCTTTGGCTCTTTTACTGTTGTTATTATTGGTGCTATTGCTTTTATTTTTAGTGGAATACAGGGGGAATTTAGTTTCTCTAATTGGCTAAATAACTGCTTGTTAATTATTAATAATATATTTTCTTATGTCGCAATGAGTTTATTTAATAATCAAACTCTTGCTAATCAGATTAACTTTAATAATATCCCTGATATTGTAGTGATATTTTTAGCAGGAGTAATAGCACTGCTTGGCATCAACATTATTTATAATTTTATTCACAAGTTTTTCCCTATTAAAGAAAAAGCACACATTAGATTTTATGCTGATGAATCGAAAGATATTGCTTTAGAAAAAGTGCCATCGGAAATGGTGTCACCGTTACTAACCAAAGAGGAAAAAGTTGCCCAAGAAATTGGCAGTATCGAAGTTGAAGGGTGGGTTTCGTCTCAGGGAAAAAGAAAAAATTATCAACGGGAAGACTTACATATTCGTATCTATACCAGTACAAATTCTAAGTTTAAATCTTGCCCCCATTGTGATGAGTTAACCATGATAGAAACCAAACAGCAAGTTACCCCTGCCACAACTAGCAGTAGTGGGCTTGAAAGAATTACTACCCATTGCCATTGTTGTGGGTATGAGGAGATTAGGGAAAAAACTATCCCGATGATTGTGGTTAGTTCTTATAGTAGCAGTGGTGGTGGTAGTAGCGGTAGTGGCGGAGGGGGTAGTTTTGGTGGTGGTAGCAGTGGTGGTGGTGGTGCTGGAGGTAGTTGGTAA
- a CDS encoding LemA family protein (PFAM: LemA family~COGs: COG1704 conserved hypothetical protein~InterPro IPR007156~KEGG: amr:AM1_5291 LemA family protein, putative~PFAM: LemA family protein~SPTR: LemA family protein), producing the protein MSHHEDLIIPDDIADEVLNLAVELYAQKDINGYSLQELKEIGGKVEIPPEVISEALTQVREKHKQEKIAKEKFEEKIQGIKIVSLFMVVLISLWSVFTYNGLNNKQQDVMEAWAQVENQLQRKADLIPTLVSLTQAQTRQEEELILRLENARNDYLQADGIEEKLASTENINEAIQSFNQYIAGNQGFVSSQAFTNLQYEIAGTENRIATERRRYNQLVRQYNQSLQSFPNSLLVRLFNFEEKAFYE; encoded by the coding sequence ATGTCTCACCATGAAGACTTAATTATTCCTGATGATATTGCCGATGAAGTGTTAAATTTGGCGGTGGAATTATATGCCCAAAAGGATATTAATGGTTATTCTTTGCAGGAGTTAAAGGAGATTGGGGGCAAGGTTGAGATTCCCCCCGAGGTAATTAGTGAGGCGTTAACTCAAGTCAGGGAGAAACACAAGCAAGAAAAAATTGCGAAAGAAAAGTTTGAGGAAAAAATTCAGGGTATAAAGATTGTAAGTTTATTTATGGTTGTTTTAATAAGTTTATGGTCTGTTTTTACTTACAATGGTCTTAATAACAAGCAACAGGATGTGATGGAGGCTTGGGCGCAGGTGGAAAATCAGTTACAAAGAAAGGCTGATTTAATTCCTACTTTAGTTAGTTTAACCCAAGCACAAACTAGGCAGGAGGAGGAGTTAATTTTAAGGTTGGAAAATGCCCGAAATGATTATTTACAGGCGGATGGTATAGAGGAAAAGTTGGCTTCTACGGAAAATATTAACGAAGCAATTCAGAGTTTTAATCAATATATTGCTGGTAATCAGGGGTTTGTTTCTAGTCAGGCTTTTACAAATTTGCAATATGAAATTGCAGGAACTGAAAACAGAATCGCTACGGAGAGAAGGAGATATAATCAATTGGTAAGGCAATATAATCAGAGTTTACAATCTTTTCCTAATTCTCTTTTGGTGCGGTTATTTAATTTTGAGGAAAAGGCTTTTTATGAATAG
- a CDS encoding RNase HII (PFAM: Ribonuclease HII~COGs: COG0164 Ribonuclease HII~InterPro IPR001352~KEGG: cyt:cce_3323 ribonuclease HII~PFAM: ribonuclease HII/HIII~PRIAM: Ribonuclease H~SPTR: Ribonuclease HII/HIII) encodes MRDDAFALESLAPTALVAGVDEVGRGCLFGEVVAVAVVMPMHKIHLLADLGVKDSKKLSPKKREALVPQIQSVVRDYAVGAVDVATIDKINILQASLLGMYEAISTLKFTPELCLVDGNQRIPHLDLPQTTMIQGDGRSPLIAAASILAKVWRDQKMVEYSQQYPHYDLEHNKGYGTKKHLRAIEQYGITPHHRRSFAPISRQMNLF; translated from the coding sequence ATGAGAGATGATGCCTTTGCCCTAGAATCTCTAGCCCCTACTGCTTTGGTGGCAGGGGTTGATGAGGTGGGGCGAGGGTGTCTTTTTGGAGAGGTGGTAGCGGTGGCGGTGGTGATGCCTATGCACAAAATCCACCTCTTAGCTGATTTGGGGGTAAAGGATAGTAAAAAGTTAAGCCCAAAAAAACGGGAGGCTTTGGTGCCTCAGATTCAATCTGTGGTGAGGGATTATGCCGTGGGGGCGGTGGATGTGGCGACTATTGATAAAATTAATATCCTTCAGGCTTCCCTCTTGGGGATGTATGAGGCCATTAGCACTTTAAAATTTACTCCTGAGCTTTGTTTGGTGGATGGTAATCAGCGTATACCCCATCTTGATTTGCCCCAGACTACTATGATACAGGGTGATGGGCGATCGCCCCTCATTGCCGCTGCTAGTATTTTGGCGAAGGTATGGCGTGACCAAAAAATGGTGGAATACAGCCAACAATATCCCCATTATGACCTTGAACATAATAAAGGTTATGGTACCAAAAAACACTTAAGGGCGATCGAGCAATATGGCATTACTCCCCATCATCGACGCTCATTTGCCCCTATTTCTCGACAGATGAATTTGTTTTAG